In one Aeromicrobium erythreum genomic region, the following are encoded:
- the cobT gene encoding nicotinate-nucleotide--dimethylbenzimidazole phosphoribosyltransferase encodes MTVEPVSTPSAVRPPDPAIHAAARERLAGLATPPGALGRLGDLACWVAATQGEVPPRPVDQVRAVVLAGDHGVTASGVSAFPSAVTPAMVRTFAAGRAGASVLAAQHGVSLRVLDLGVDDDLADLPDAVRAHKVRRGSGAIDVEDALSADETARALAAGRAIAAEEIAAGAQLLVTGDMGIGNTTPTAALVAASLGLPGSEVVGRGTGIDDASLVRKGEVVQAALDRAGDRVADPVERLAALGSADLAATVGFLVAAAQAGVPVLLDGLISVACALTADDLAPGASAWFAAGHRSTEPAQSLALEKLGLEPLLDLGLRLGEGSGALAAVPLVRSAALLLRDVALLSEVLG; translated from the coding sequence GTGACCGTCGAGCCCGTGAGCACCCCGTCCGCCGTCCGTCCTCCCGACCCGGCGATCCACGCTGCGGCACGCGAGCGGCTCGCAGGCCTGGCCACGCCTCCCGGGGCGCTGGGCCGGCTGGGCGACCTCGCCTGCTGGGTGGCGGCGACGCAGGGCGAGGTGCCGCCGCGTCCGGTCGACCAGGTGCGCGCCGTGGTGCTCGCCGGCGACCACGGCGTGACCGCGTCGGGCGTCTCCGCGTTCCCGAGCGCCGTCACGCCCGCGATGGTCCGCACGTTCGCCGCCGGACGCGCCGGGGCGAGCGTCCTCGCCGCCCAGCACGGCGTGAGCCTGCGCGTGCTCGACCTCGGCGTCGACGACGACCTCGCCGACCTGCCCGACGCGGTGCGCGCCCACAAGGTGCGGCGGGGCAGCGGGGCGATCGACGTCGAGGATGCGCTGTCCGCGGACGAGACGGCCCGGGCGCTGGCCGCCGGCCGGGCGATCGCGGCGGAGGAGATCGCCGCCGGTGCCCAGCTGCTCGTCACGGGCGACATGGGCATCGGCAACACGACCCCGACGGCCGCGCTGGTGGCTGCCTCGCTCGGGCTGCCGGGCTCGGAGGTCGTCGGCCGCGGCACCGGCATCGACGACGCGTCGCTCGTGCGCAAGGGTGAGGTCGTGCAGGCGGCCCTCGACCGTGCGGGCGACCGCGTGGCCGACCCCGTCGAGCGGCTGGCGGCGCTCGGCAGCGCCGACCTCGCCGCGACGGTCGGCTTCCTGGTCGCGGCGGCGCAGGCCGGGGTGCCGGTGCTGCTCGACGGGCTGATCTCGGTGGCCTGCGCGCTCACCGCCGACGACCTCGCACCGGGTGCGTCGGCGTGGTTCGCCGCCGGGCACCGCTCCACGGAGCCGGCGCAGTCGCTCGCCCTGGAGAAGCTCGGCCTCGAGCCGCTGCTCGACCTCGGCCTGCGTCTGGGCGAGGGCAGCGGCGCGCTCGCGGCCGTCCCGCTCGTGCGCTCCGCCGCCCTCCTGCTGCGCGACGTCGCGCTGTTGTCGGAGGTCCTCGGCTAG
- a CDS encoding ABC transporter ATP-binding protein: MSILAVDVRWGVRGKVVVDGVSLDVAPGSTVGLLGPNGSGKSSLLRLLAGLRPASSGVVRLGDDDLASLGRRQVARRLAMVDQEVVTDTDPTVRDVVGLGRLPHRPSWAPLSATDRAVVEASAATTRTGHLLERPYSTLSGGERQRVQIARALAQEPTELLLDEPTNHLDVRHQLELLELVRAASTTTVMALHDLNLAARYCDALVVLADGRVRAAGRPADVLTTELIADVYGVDAQVQSVDGAPHVRFTGVLA, from the coding sequence ATGAGCATCCTCGCGGTCGACGTCCGGTGGGGTGTGCGCGGCAAGGTCGTGGTCGACGGCGTGAGCCTCGACGTGGCGCCGGGCAGCACGGTGGGGCTGCTGGGACCGAACGGGTCGGGCAAGTCGTCGCTGCTGCGGCTGCTGGCGGGGTTGCGGCCGGCGTCGTCGGGCGTGGTGCGCCTCGGCGACGACGACCTCGCGAGCCTGGGTCGGCGCCAGGTGGCGCGTCGGCTCGCGATGGTCGACCAGGAGGTCGTGACCGACACCGATCCCACCGTGCGCGACGTCGTGGGCCTCGGTCGGCTCCCGCACCGGCCGTCGTGGGCGCCGCTGAGCGCCACCGACCGCGCCGTCGTGGAGGCCTCCGCCGCGACCACCCGGACGGGTCACCTGCTGGAGCGGCCCTACTCGACGTTGTCCGGCGGGGAGCGGCAGCGGGTGCAGATCGCCCGCGCGCTGGCGCAGGAGCCGACCGAGCTGCTGCTCGACGAGCCGACCAACCACCTCGACGTCCGGCACCAGCTGGAGCTGCTGGAGCTGGTGCGGGCCGCCTCGACCACGACGGTGATGGCGCTGCACGACCTCAACCTGGCGGCGCGGTACTGCGACGCGCTGGTGGTGCTCGCCGACGGCCGGGTGCGGGCGGCGGGACGTCCGGCCGACGTGCTCACCACCGAGCTCATCGCCGACGTCTACGGCGTCGACGCGCAGGTGCAGAGCGTCGACGGCGCGCCGCACGTGCGGTTCACCGGGGTGCTCGCGTGA
- a CDS encoding FecCD family ABC transporter permease, which produces MTLLPPALRRTAPSTSGPSRPARAGRAAVLWSAALVGLLVSIAVATTIGPSGLGPGDAFAVALSRLGVAPSGLTGIQEAIIWDLRLPRAVLAAACGAGLALCGVVLQSLLRNPLADPFVLGISSGASAGAVAIVVLGVGAGAATLASGAFVGALLAFALVLLLGTLAGGTTDRMILAGVAATQLFSALTSFIVFTAADAEQTRGVLFWLLGSLGTASWRDVVVCGGVVLVGLLLCWLAAGSLDAFTFGEDAASALGVSVQRTRLLLLVVTALMTAVIVSTSGAIGFVGLVLPHAARAVVGSRHRVLLPVSAVLGAVFLVWVDVGARTVIAPQELPVGVATALVGVPAFVVILVRRRRRG; this is translated from the coding sequence GTGACCCTGCTCCCCCCGGCGCTGCGCAGGACGGCGCCCTCGACCTCGGGTCCGTCGCGTCCGGCGCGCGCCGGACGGGCGGCCGTCCTGTGGTCGGCGGCGCTCGTGGGCCTGCTGGTCTCGATCGCGGTCGCGACGACGATCGGGCCGTCGGGGCTCGGCCCGGGCGACGCGTTCGCGGTCGCGCTGTCGCGGTTGGGCGTCGCGCCGTCGGGCCTCACGGGCATCCAGGAGGCGATCATCTGGGACCTGCGCCTGCCGCGGGCCGTGCTGGCGGCCGCCTGTGGTGCGGGGCTGGCGCTCTGCGGGGTGGTGCTGCAGTCGCTGCTGCGCAACCCGCTGGCCGACCCGTTCGTGCTCGGGATCTCCTCCGGCGCCTCGGCCGGTGCTGTCGCGATCGTCGTGCTCGGGGTGGGCGCCGGCGCCGCGACGCTCGCCTCCGGTGCGTTCGTCGGGGCGCTGCTGGCCTTCGCGCTGGTGCTGCTGCTCGGCACGCTGGCCGGCGGCACGACCGACCGGATGATCCTCGCGGGGGTCGCGGCCACGCAGCTGTTCTCGGCGCTGACGTCGTTCATCGTCTTCACCGCGGCCGACGCCGAGCAGACCCGCGGGGTGCTGTTCTGGCTGCTCGGCTCGCTCGGCACGGCGTCGTGGCGCGACGTCGTGGTGTGCGGGGGCGTGGTGCTCGTCGGGCTGCTGCTGTGCTGGCTCGCGGCGGGCTCGCTCGACGCGTTCACGTTCGGCGAGGACGCCGCCTCGGCGCTCGGCGTCTCCGTGCAGCGCACCCGGCTGCTGCTGCTCGTGGTCACCGCGCTCATGACGGCCGTCATCGTGTCGACGTCGGGGGCCATCGGGTTCGTCGGGCTCGTGCTGCCGCACGCCGCGCGCGCGGTCGTCGGCTCGCGGCACCGCGTGCTGCTGCCGGTGTCGGCGGTGCTCGGAGCGGTGTTCCTGGTGTGGGTCGACGTCGGCGCGCGGACGGTCATCGCGCCGCAGGAGCTGCCGGTCGGCGTCGCGACGGCGCTCGTGGGCGTGCCGGCGTTCGTCGTGATCCTGGTGCGGAGGCGGCGTCGTGGCTGA
- a CDS encoding hemolysin family protein has protein sequence MITVLLLLLGLLVVLAITAATGYFVAQEFAYMAVDRSRLNSLAAQGDKGAQRALAVTNRTSFMLSGAQLGITVTGLLVGYVAEPLIGRAFGEILGGVGVPTAVGIGIGTVLALVFATFVQMLFGELFPKNLAIARPEPVARWLARSTNLYLAVFGWLIWFFDQASNVLLRALRIEPVHDVDSTATARDLEHIVAESRESGDLPRDLSLLLDRVIDFPRRDVEHAMIPRSRVDVVRPDDTVDAVREQMSTGHSRYPVLDDDDRLVGVVHLVDVMTAREGTAADLAREPVVVPEVMLLPVARRTLERARQQLACVIDEYGGLSGVLTIEDLAEELVGEITDEHDDERPLAVVDGDDAWLFSGDAPLDEVERVIDHDLPELDDVETVSGLVIAQAGALPEAGDGVELDLPPDAATLVLDDQPAAPRLRFDVLEVEHYVPSSVRVSWVVRPYVEPSDDVDEIAPQRADETEVPR, from the coding sequence GTGATCACGGTCCTCCTCCTGCTGCTCGGCCTGCTGGTCGTGCTCGCCATCACCGCCGCGACGGGCTACTTCGTCGCCCAGGAGTTCGCCTACATGGCGGTCGACCGGTCGCGGCTGAACTCCCTCGCGGCGCAGGGCGACAAGGGCGCCCAGCGTGCGCTCGCGGTCACCAACCGCACGTCGTTCATGCTGTCCGGCGCCCAGCTCGGCATCACCGTCACGGGCCTGCTCGTCGGCTACGTCGCCGAGCCGCTCATCGGCCGTGCCTTCGGCGAGATCCTCGGCGGCGTCGGCGTGCCGACCGCGGTCGGCATCGGCATCGGCACGGTGCTGGCGCTGGTGTTCGCGACGTTCGTGCAGATGCTGTTCGGCGAGCTGTTCCCGAAGAACCTCGCGATCGCCCGACCCGAGCCCGTCGCCCGCTGGCTGGCGCGCTCCACCAACCTCTACCTCGCGGTCTTCGGCTGGCTGATCTGGTTCTTCGACCAGGCCTCGAACGTGCTGTTGCGCGCGCTGCGGATCGAGCCCGTGCACGACGTCGACAGCACCGCGACCGCACGCGACCTCGAGCACATCGTCGCCGAGTCGCGCGAGAGCGGCGACCTCCCGCGCGACCTCTCCCTGCTCCTCGACCGGGTCATCGACTTCCCGCGCCGCGACGTCGAGCACGCCATGATCCCGCGCTCGCGCGTCGACGTCGTGCGTCCCGACGACACCGTCGACGCCGTGCGCGAGCAGATGTCGACCGGCCACTCCCGCTACCCCGTCCTCGACGACGACGACCGGCTCGTCGGCGTCGTGCACCTCGTCGACGTCATGACCGCCCGCGAGGGCACCGCCGCCGACCTCGCGCGCGAGCCCGTCGTCGTGCCCGAGGTGATGCTGCTGCCCGTGGCGCGCCGCACGCTCGAGCGCGCCCGGCAGCAGCTGGCCTGCGTGATCGACGAGTACGGCGGACTCTCCGGCGTGCTCACCATCGAGGACCTCGCGGAGGAGCTGGTCGGCGAGATCACCGACGAGCACGACGACGAGCGACCCCTCGCCGTGGTCGACGGCGACGACGCCTGGCTGTTCTCCGGCGACGCGCCGCTCGACGAGGTCGAGCGGGTCATCGACCACGACCTGCCCGAGCTCGACGACGTCGAGACCGTGTCGGGCCTCGTCATCGCGCAGGCGGGTGCGCTCCCCGAGGCCGGCGACGGCGTCGAGCTCGACCTGCCGCCCGACGCCGCGACGCTCGTCCTCGACGACCAGCCCGCCGCCCCGCGCCTGCGCTTCGACGTGCTCGAGGTCGAGCACTACGTGCCGTCGTCGGTGCGGGTCAGCTGGGTCGTCCGGCCCTACGTGGAGCCGTCCGACGACGTCGACGAGATCGCGCCCCAGCGCGCCGACGAGACCGAGGTGCCCCGATGA
- a CDS encoding hemolysin family protein, which produces MMSNPWVVLAVTVVIIAASAFFVAIEFALLAARRHRLEDAAPHSRAARAALRSSSELTVLLAGAQLGITLCVLALGATAKPAVHYALTPLFEGWGMPYWVADAAGFVIALVVMTFLHLVVGEMMPKSWAIAHPERSATMLAIPMRGFMWFTRPILTMLNGAANRCLVLVGVDPVDTVAGGSTPDDLRHLVKHSAEAGALEAGYSASLSRALGLRDLTVADLLKPGAVPTSVPSGSTVADVQAAAERSGHLRILVVDGGEVAGVVHVRETLVRDADEGVADLVREPFHLDPATPVHEALAVMRETSQHLAVVRTEHGIGVVTLADVLRRLLDEVPA; this is translated from the coding sequence ATGATGAGCAACCCCTGGGTGGTCCTCGCGGTCACCGTCGTGATCATCGCGGCGAGCGCGTTCTTCGTCGCGATCGAGTTCGCGCTGCTGGCCGCGCGCCGGCACCGGCTGGAGGACGCCGCCCCGCACAGCCGCGCCGCACGAGCCGCGCTGCGCTCCTCCTCCGAGCTCACGGTGCTGCTGGCGGGCGCGCAGCTCGGCATCACGCTGTGTGTCCTGGCGCTCGGCGCAACCGCGAAGCCGGCCGTGCACTACGCGCTCACGCCGCTGTTCGAGGGCTGGGGCATGCCGTACTGGGTGGCCGACGCCGCCGGGTTCGTCATCGCGCTGGTCGTCATGACCTTCCTGCACCTCGTGGTGGGCGAGATGATGCCGAAGTCGTGGGCGATCGCCCACCCGGAGCGGTCGGCGACGATGCTCGCGATCCCGATGCGCGGGTTCATGTGGTTCACCCGGCCGATCCTCACGATGCTCAACGGCGCGGCCAACCGGTGCCTCGTGCTCGTGGGCGTCGACCCGGTCGACACCGTGGCCGGCGGCTCCACGCCGGACGACCTGCGGCACCTGGTCAAGCACTCCGCCGAGGCGGGCGCGCTCGAGGCGGGCTACTCCGCGTCGCTGTCGCGGGCCCTGGGCCTGCGCGACCTCACCGTCGCCGACCTGCTGAAGCCGGGCGCGGTGCCCACGTCAGTCCCGTCGGGCAGCACGGTCGCCGACGTGCAGGCCGCGGCGGAGCGCAGCGGGCACCTGCGGATCCTCGTCGTCGACGGCGGCGAGGTCGCCGGCGTGGTGCACGTGCGCGAGACCCTGGTGCGCGACGCCGACGAGGGCGTGGCCGACCTGGTGCGCGAGCCGTTCCACCTCGACCCGGCGACGCCGGTGCACGAGGCTCTCGCGGTCATGCGCGAGACCAGCCAGCACCTCGCCGTGGTCCGCACCGAGCACGGCATCGGCGTCGTGACCCTCGCCGACGTCCTCCGCCGTCTCCTCGACGAGGTCCCCGCCTGA
- a CDS encoding precorrin-2 C(20)-methyltransferase, producing MSGGDVVGPAGVPGGGRQDSSGRLWGVGVGPGDPELVTLKTARLIRDADVVAYHQGVGKRSNARRIVDGLVPADVVEEVLQYPVTTGTAEHPGGYAGAMADFYEECAQRLREHLAAGRDVVVLAEGDPMFYGSFMYLHDRLSEEFETEVVAGVPAFAAATALAATPLVRQTDVLTVLPGTLPEAELARRLADTDGAIIMKLGRTFPAVRSALEQAGRLDTALYVERASMPEQRWLPVADVDPTSVPYFSLVVVPGDGHGARYDAAPSARAGSSSPVPGEESVGDLTHQGEVVVVGLGPGPDAWLTPEASDELAQVGHVVGYAPYVARVPQRVGLQRHASGNTVELDRATHALELARSGERVAVVSGGDAGVFGMATAVLEAQEAQPHLHDVTVRVVPGVSAVQAVAARAGAPIGGDFAVMSLSDRLKPWSVVERRLRAVADADLVLAVYNPRSRSRTTQVADMRRILLEHRDPSTVVVVGRDVGRAEESLQVTTLADLDPESIDMKCLLVVGSSHTRVSPTGAVWTSRSVDA from the coding sequence GTGAGCGGCGGAGACGTCGTCGGCCCGGCGGGGGTGCCGGGCGGCGGGCGGCAGGACAGCAGTGGCCGGCTGTGGGGCGTGGGCGTCGGCCCCGGTGACCCCGAGCTGGTGACGTTGAAGACCGCGCGGCTCATCCGCGACGCCGACGTCGTCGCCTACCACCAGGGCGTGGGCAAGCGCTCGAACGCGCGGCGCATCGTCGACGGCCTGGTGCCGGCGGACGTCGTCGAGGAGGTGCTGCAGTACCCGGTCACCACGGGCACGGCGGAGCACCCCGGCGGCTACGCGGGGGCGATGGCCGACTTCTACGAGGAGTGCGCGCAGCGGCTGCGCGAGCACTTGGCGGCGGGTCGCGACGTCGTGGTGCTGGCCGAGGGCGACCCCATGTTCTACGGCTCGTTCATGTACCTGCACGACCGGTTGTCCGAGGAGTTCGAGACCGAGGTCGTGGCGGGGGTGCCGGCGTTCGCCGCCGCCACGGCGCTGGCCGCCACGCCGCTGGTGCGCCAGACCGACGTGCTCACGGTCCTGCCGGGCACGCTGCCGGAGGCGGAGCTGGCGCGACGCCTCGCCGACACCGACGGCGCCATCATCATGAAGCTCGGCCGCACGTTCCCGGCCGTCCGCTCGGCGCTGGAGCAGGCCGGCCGGCTCGACACCGCGCTCTACGTCGAGCGTGCCTCGATGCCCGAGCAGCGCTGGCTGCCGGTCGCCGACGTCGACCCGACGTCGGTGCCCTACTTCTCCCTCGTCGTGGTCCCGGGCGACGGCCACGGCGCCCGCTACGACGCCGCGCCGTCGGCGCGAGCCGGGTCGTCGTCGCCCGTCCCGGGCGAGGAGTCGGTCGGCGACCTCACGCACCAGGGGGAGGTGGTGGTCGTCGGGCTCGGACCGGGCCCCGATGCCTGGCTCACCCCCGAGGCCTCCGACGAGCTGGCGCAGGTCGGGCACGTCGTCGGGTACGCGCCGTACGTCGCGCGCGTGCCGCAGCGGGTGGGGCTGCAGCGTCACGCGTCGGGCAACACGGTCGAGCTCGACCGTGCCACGCACGCGCTCGAGCTGGCGAGGTCGGGGGAGCGGGTGGCCGTCGTGTCCGGCGGCGACGCCGGCGTCTTCGGCATGGCCACCGCGGTGCTGGAGGCGCAGGAGGCGCAGCCGCACCTGCACGACGTCACCGTCCGCGTGGTGCCCGGCGTCTCGGCCGTGCAGGCGGTCGCCGCCCGCGCCGGCGCGCCGATCGGCGGCGACTTCGCCGTCATGAGCCTGTCGGACCGGCTCAAGCCGTGGTCGGTCGTCGAGAGGCGGCTGCGCGCCGTGGCCGACGCTGACCTCGTCCTCGCCGTCTACAACCCGCGCTCGCGCTCGCGCACCACGCAGGTCGCCGACATGCGGCGGATCCTGCTCGAGCACCGCGACCCCTCCACCGTCGTCGTGGTCGGCCGCGACGTCGGGCGCGCCGAGGAGTCGCTGCAGGTGACCACCCTCGCCGACCTCGACCCCGAGTCCATCGACATGAAGTGCCTGCTCGTCGTCGGCTCGTCGCACACCCGGGTCAGCCCCACCGGCGCCGTCTGGACGTCGCGGTCGGTCGACGCCTGA
- a CDS encoding CbtB domain-containing protein, whose amino-acid sequence MSQLNPSVDTPAVPVVSIPVRELAPWALFIALLALVALYFVGAEQGATSLISGTGVHEWVHDGRHLLGFPCH is encoded by the coding sequence ATGTCGCAGCTGAACCCCTCCGTCGACACCCCCGCGGTGCCGGTCGTCTCCATCCCGGTCCGCGAGCTCGCCCCCTGGGCGCTGTTCATCGCGCTCCTCGCCCTCGTCGCGCTCTACTTCGTGGGCGCCGAGCAGGGCGCGACCTCCCTCATCTCCGGCACCGGCGTGCACGAGTGGGTCCACGACGGACGCCACCTGCTCGGCTTCCCCTGCCACTGA
- a CDS encoding ABC transporter substrate-binding protein produces MRPRRPLSLLATAALAAPLLAGCGSSTSASSADAGGTEAAGFPASVERCDRRITVDAPPQRIASLNQGSTEILLSLGLADRMVGAAGWTDPILPSLADENEKVDRLADQAPSFEELLATEPDLVTASFANTLSEGGVATPQQLADVGVPAYLSAAECEKSDFGGGDGARDRPLEMSTIYAEVRDLAALTGTEERGEEVVSSLQQRLAAASRTPFDDVSVFYWFANAEAPYGAGCCGGPGIVTRALGLTNVFEDQQAEWPQIGWESIAAADPDVLVIGDLTRKSQTAESARAKIAFLESNPVTRRMTAVREKRYVLLPGAALNPSIRTVDAVETVAEGLRSLGYEPS; encoded by the coding sequence ATGCGACCACGCCGCCCCCTCTCCCTCCTCGCGACGGCCGCGCTCGCGGCGCCGCTGCTCGCCGGCTGCGGCTCCTCGACGTCGGCGTCGTCGGCCGACGCCGGCGGCACCGAGGCCGCCGGGTTCCCCGCCAGCGTCGAGCGCTGCGACCGACGGATCACGGTCGACGCGCCGCCGCAGCGCATCGCGTCGCTGAACCAGGGCAGCACGGAGATCCTGCTGAGCCTCGGGCTCGCCGACCGCATGGTGGGCGCGGCCGGGTGGACTGACCCGATCCTGCCGTCGCTGGCCGACGAGAACGAGAAGGTCGACCGGCTGGCCGACCAGGCCCCGTCGTTCGAGGAGCTGCTGGCCACCGAGCCCGACCTGGTGACGGCGTCGTTCGCGAACACGCTGAGCGAGGGCGGGGTCGCGACGCCGCAGCAGCTGGCCGACGTCGGCGTGCCGGCGTACCTGTCGGCGGCGGAGTGCGAGAAGTCCGACTTCGGCGGGGGCGACGGCGCGCGCGACCGGCCGCTGGAGATGTCGACGATCTACGCCGAGGTGCGCGACCTCGCCGCGCTCACGGGCACCGAGGAGCGTGGCGAGGAGGTCGTGTCGTCGCTGCAGCAGCGGCTCGCGGCGGCGTCGCGGACGCCGTTCGACGACGTGTCGGTCTTCTACTGGTTCGCCAACGCCGAGGCGCCGTACGGTGCGGGCTGCTGCGGCGGTCCGGGCATCGTGACCCGCGCGCTCGGCCTGACCAACGTCTTCGAGGACCAGCAGGCGGAGTGGCCGCAGATCGGCTGGGAGTCGATCGCCGCCGCCGACCCCGACGTGCTGGTGATCGGCGACCTGACGCGCAAGAGCCAGACCGCCGAGTCGGCGCGCGCGAAGATCGCCTTCCTCGAGTCCAACCCCGTCACCCGGCGCATGACGGCGGTGCGCGAGAAGCGGTACGTGCTGCTGCCGGGTGCCGCCCTGAACCCGTCGATCCGCACGGTCGACGCCGTCGAGACGGTGGCCGAGGGGCTGCGCAGCCTGGGGTACGAGCCGTCGTGA
- a CDS encoding ABC transporter substrate-binding protein: protein MPSPVGARPRRTTALLATLCLAAPLAACGSSSPRSTDDASAAAGFPVTVENCGHDVTETAPPRRIVAINQPATELLLSLGLADRMAGYGVSDHDFLPGLKAEARRTKALDAEFPGFESMLSLEPDLVYATFAYAFTGEGVAPRRKFDEVGIPTYQSPSECGGQDAPHDEPLTLDDLYAEIGDVSRLTGVEDRGDRLVAELRERARKVTVDLDADDVTLGWWYASTKSPYMAGCCGAPGLMTRAVGATNAFGDNERLWPETSWESILDADPTVLVLADLERGGDGDSAEAKIRFLESDPVARQLTAVKKRRYVVLGGTTMDPSIRNVDGIEQLAQGLRDLGVVPDGR, encoded by the coding sequence ATGCCCTCCCCCGTCGGCGCACGCCCGCGCCGCACCACCGCCCTCCTGGCCACCCTCTGCCTCGCCGCGCCGCTCGCTGCGTGCGGCTCCTCGTCACCACGATCCACCGACGACGCGTCCGCCGCGGCCGGGTTCCCGGTCACCGTCGAGAACTGCGGGCACGACGTCACCGAGACGGCACCGCCCCGCCGCATCGTCGCCATCAACCAGCCCGCCACCGAGCTGCTGCTGAGCCTCGGCCTCGCCGACCGGATGGCCGGCTACGGCGTCAGCGACCACGACTTCCTGCCGGGGCTGAAGGCCGAGGCCCGCAGGACGAAGGCCCTCGACGCCGAGTTCCCCGGCTTCGAGTCGATGCTCTCGCTCGAGCCCGACCTCGTCTACGCCACGTTCGCCTACGCGTTCACCGGCGAGGGCGTCGCGCCCCGCCGGAAGTTCGACGAGGTCGGCATCCCCACGTACCAGTCGCCCAGCGAGTGCGGCGGCCAGGACGCCCCGCACGACGAGCCGCTCACCCTCGACGACCTCTACGCCGAGATCGGCGACGTGTCGCGCCTGACCGGCGTCGAGGACCGCGGCGACCGGCTCGTCGCCGAGCTGCGGGAGCGGGCCCGGAAGGTGACCGTCGACCTCGACGCCGACGACGTGACGCTCGGCTGGTGGTACGCGTCGACGAAGAGTCCCTACATGGCCGGGTGCTGCGGCGCCCCGGGGCTCATGACGCGCGCGGTCGGGGCCACGAACGCGTTCGGCGACAACGAGCGGCTCTGGCCCGAGACGAGCTGGGAGTCGATCCTCGACGCCGACCCGACCGTCCTCGTGCTCGCCGACCTCGAGCGCGGTGGCGACGGCGACAGCGCGGAGGCCAAGATCCGCTTCCTCGAGTCCGACCCCGTCGCGCGTCAGCTCACCGCCGTCAAGAAGCGTCGTTACGTGGTGCTCGGCGGCACCACGATGGACCCGTCGATCCGCAACGTCGACGGGATCGAGCAGCTCGCGCAGGGTCTGCGCGACCTGGGCGTCGTGCCCGACGGGCGCTAG
- a CDS encoding precorrin-8X methylmutase translates to MRPPTRRFEYEGSGAAIYVDSFATIRRETDLTGIPADAEKVAVRMIHGTGQTDLVDDMVVHPRLVSAAREALQAGAPILCDATMVASGVTRARLPKDNDVLCLLRDERVPDLAREWGTTRSAAAVSLWGDRLDGAVVAIGNAPTALFHLLELLADGAPRPAAVVGVPVGFIGAAESKDALAAFAQTHGIDVPFVTVRGRRGGSAMAASALNALAQEKE, encoded by the coding sequence ATGAGACCCCCCACCCGGCGCTTCGAGTACGAGGGCAGCGGCGCTGCCATCTACGTCGACTCCTTCGCGACCATCCGGCGCGAGACCGACCTGACGGGCATCCCGGCCGACGCCGAGAAGGTGGCCGTGCGGATGATCCACGGCACGGGCCAGACCGACCTCGTCGACGACATGGTCGTGCACCCGCGGCTCGTGTCGGCGGCCCGCGAGGCGTTGCAGGCCGGCGCGCCGATCCTGTGCGACGCGACGATGGTGGCGTCGGGCGTCACGCGCGCGCGGCTGCCGAAGGACAACGACGTGCTCTGCCTGCTGCGCGACGAGCGCGTGCCCGACCTCGCGCGGGAGTGGGGCACGACCCGCTCCGCGGCCGCGGTGTCGCTGTGGGGTGACCGGCTCGACGGTGCCGTCGTCGCGATCGGCAACGCGCCCACCGCCCTGTTCCACCTGCTCGAGCTGCTCGCCGACGGTGCACCGCGCCCGGCCGCGGTCGTCGGGGTGCCGGTGGGGTTCATCGGTGCGGCCGAGTCGAAGGACGCGTTGGCGGCCTTCGCGCAGACGCACGGCATCGACGTCCCGTTCGTGACCGTGCGCGGACGTCGCGGCGGCTCCGCCATGGCGGCGTCGGCGCTCAACGCGCTCGCGCAGGAGAAGGAGTGA